One Elgaria multicarinata webbii isolate HBS135686 ecotype San Diego chromosome 6, rElgMul1.1.pri, whole genome shotgun sequence DNA segment encodes these proteins:
- the LOC134400391 gene encoding C-C motif chemokine 19-like: MAHCLGVLCLVSLSFWSVLQVSGDHQVMDCCLRTSPVPFPHKLVRNYREQRIQEGCPVHAVVLITVRGKQLCAPPSARWVKHLKRMLDRRHHHKKSSGTFP; this comes from the exons ATGGCACACTGCTTGGGGGTCCTTTGCCtggtctctctctccttctggagCGTCTTGCAGG TGTCTGGCGATCACCAGGTCATGGACTGCTGCTTGCGCACCAGCCCAGTTCCCTTCCCCCACAAGTTGGTCCGCAATTACCGGGAACAGCGTATCCAAGAAGGCTGCCCTGTCCATGCTGTGGT TTTAATCACGGTGCGAGGGAAGCAGCTCTGCGCCCCtccctctgctagatgggtgaagcACCTGAAAAGGATGCTGGACCGCCGGCACCACCACAAG AAATCATCCGGGACTTTCCCTTAA